The Pseudomonas chlororaphis subsp. piscium genome contains the following window.
ACATCGTGGCGGCCGTGGACCACGCCCTGGGCGCCGTCGACCACGGTCAGGGCGTCGTGAGCCTTGGCCAGGGCCAGCAGCTGCGATAGGGGCTGCCAGGCACCGAGCACATTGGACAGCTGGCTGACGGCCAGCAGCCGGGTGCGTGGGCCGATCAGGCGGGCCGCGGCGCCGAGATCGATCAGGCCGTCGTCGTCCAGTGGCAGGACCACCAGGTTGAGGCTGCGACGGTGTGCCAGTTGCTGCCAGGGCAGCAGGTTGGCGTGATGCTCCAGGGCGCTGATGACAATCTCGTCGCCCGGGTTGAATTGATGTTCCAGGCCATAGGCCAGGAGGTTCAGCGCGGAGGTCGCGCCGTGGGTAAAGATGATCTGCCCGCTGTCACCGGCATTCAGCCACTGCGCCACCTTGTGCCGGCTGTTCTCGAACGCCTGGGTGGCGTGAGCGCCGGGCAGGTGCTGCGCGCGATGCACGTTGGCCGCGCCATTGGCGTAGTAGTGCGTCAGTGCGTCCAGCAGGGCTTGGGGTTTTTGCGTGGTGGCGGCGTTGTCCAGGTAGGTCTGGTCCTGCCGTTGCAGGGCGGCGATGGCCGGGAAGTCGGCACGCCAGGGGGAGGCTACAAGCATGGTGGCAGAACTCGTTTGAACAGGCCGGGCGCCGATGATAAGCGCCCGGCCGGTCGCAGTGGAACCGAATCGCTGCTTAGTTGTGAGCGTGCAGCGCTTCGTTCAGCTCGATGGCCGATTTGTGGGTCTTGCACTCCACGGCACCGGTCTCCGAATTGCGGCGGAACAGCAGGTCCGGCTGGCCGGCCAGTTCGCGGGCCTTGAGCACCTTGACCAGCTGGTTGTTCTCGTCCAGCAGCGCCACCTTGGTCCCGGCGGTCACGTACAGGCCCGATTCCACGGTGTTGCGGTCGCCCAGCGGGATACCGATACCGGCGTTGGCGCCGATCAGGCAGCCTTCGCCGACCTTGATCACGATGTTGCCGCCGCCCGACAGGGTGCCCATGGTCGAGCAGCCGCCGCCCAGGTCGGAACCCTTGCCGACGAATACGCCCGCGGAAACCCGGCCTTCGATCATGCCCGGGCCTTCGGTGCCGGCGTTGAAGTTGACGAAACCTTCGTGCATCACCGTGGTGCCTTCGCCGATGTAGGCGCCCAGGCGAATACGCGCGCTGTCAGCGATACGCACGCCGCTCGGTACCACGTAGTCGGTCATTTTCGGGAACTTGTCCACCGAGAACACTTCCAGCAGCTCGCCGCGCAGGCGGGCTTCCAGTTGACGCTCGGCCAGTTCGCCGAGGTCTACCGCGCCCTGGTTGGTCCAGGCCACGTTCGGCAGCAGCGGGAAGATCCCGGCCAGGTTCAGGCCGTGCGGCTTGACTAGGCGGTGGGACAGCAGGTGCAGCTTCAGGTAGGCCTCCGGGGTGGAGGTCAGCTGGGCGTCTTCGGCCAGCAGGGTGGCGACCAGCGGCTTGTGGCTCTCGGCCAGGCGGGTCAGTAGCGCGGCCTGGGTGGCGTCGATGCTTTTCAGCGCTTCGGCCAGTTGCGAG
Protein-coding sequences here:
- the dapD gene encoding 2,3,4,5-tetrahydropyridine-2,6-dicarboxylate N-succinyltransferase; translated protein: MSTTLFSLAFGVGTQNRQGAWLEVFYAAPLLKPSAEILAAIAPVLGYSEGNQAIAFTTAQASQLAEALKSIDATQAALLTRLAESHKPLVATLLAEDAQLTSTPEAYLKLHLLSHRLVKPHGLNLAGIFPLLPNVAWTNQGAVDLGELAERQLEARLRGELLEVFSVDKFPKMTDYVVPSGVRIADSARIRLGAYIGEGTTVMHEGFVNFNAGTEGPGMIEGRVSAGVFVGKGSDLGGGCSTMGTLSGGGNIVIKVGEGCLIGANAGIGIPLGDRNTVESGLYVTAGTKVALLDENNQLVKVLKARELAGQPDLLFRRNSETGAVECKTHKSAIELNEALHAHN
- a CDS encoding aminotransferase class V-fold PLP-dependent enzyme gives rise to the protein MLVASPWRADFPAIAALQRQDQTYLDNAATTQKPQALLDALTHYYANGAANVHRAQHLPGAHATQAFENSRHKVAQWLNAGDSGQIIFTHGATSALNLLAYGLEHQFNPGDEIVISALEHHANLLPWQQLAHRRSLNLVVLPLDDDGLIDLGAAARLIGPRTRLLAVSQLSNVLGAWQPLSQLLALAKAHDALTVVDGAQGVVHGRHDVQALGCDFYVFSSHKLYGPDGVGVLYGRTEALQGLRHWQFGGEMVQLAEYQHASFRPAPLGFEAGTPPIASVIGLGATLDYLSGLDQDAVSAHEAALHDYLLHGLLARKGLRLLGKPQLALVSFVVDGVHNADLAHLLTEQGIAVRAGHHCAMPLLKSFGLAGAIRVSLALYNDSEDLERFFEALDQALELLR